A window of Piliocolobus tephrosceles isolate RC106 chromosome 13, ASM277652v3, whole genome shotgun sequence contains these coding sequences:
- the JRKL gene encoding jerky protein homolog-like yields MSGKRKRVVLTIKDKLDIIKKLEDGGSSKQLAVIYGIGETTVRDIRKNKEKIITYASSSDSTSLLAKRKSMKPSMYEELDRAMLEWFNQQRAKGNPISGPICAKRAEFFFYALGMDGDFNPSAGWLTRFKQRHSIREINIRNERLNGDETAVEDFCNNFRDFIERENLQPEQIYNADETGLFWKCLPSRISVIKGKCTVPGHKSIEERVTIMCCANATGLHKLKLCVVGKAKKPRSFKSTDTLNLPVSYFSQKGAWMDLSIFRQWFDKIFVPQVREYLRSKGLQEKAVLLLDNSPTHPNENVLRSDDGQIFAKYLPPNVASLIQPSDQGVIATMKRNYRAGLLQNNLEEGNDLKSFWKKLTLLDALYEIAMAWNLVKPVTISRAWKKILPMIEEKESLDFDDEDISVATVATILQHTKGLENVTTENLEKWLEVDSTEPGYEVLTDSEIIRRAQGQTDESSENEEEEIELIPEKHINHAAALQWTENLLDYLEQQGDMILPDRLVIRKLRATIRNKQKMTKSSQ; encoded by the coding sequence ATGTCGGGGAAACGGAAGCGTGTGGTGTTGACTATTAAAGATAAGCTTGATATAATAAAGAAACTTGAAGACGGAGGTTCTTCCAAACAACTGGCAGTGATTTATGGAATTGGTGAAACAACAGTTCGggatataagaaaaaataaggaaaagattaTAACTTATGCAAGCAGTTCTGATTCCACAAGTCTTTTGGCCAAGAGGAAATCTATGAAGCCATCCATGTATGAGGAATTGGACAGGGCAATGCTGGAATGGTTCAACCAGCAAAGAGCAAAAGGGAATCCCATATCTGGACCAATTTGTGCAAAAAGGGCAGAGTTCTTCTTTTATGCTTTGGGAATGGATGGTGATTTTAACCCCTCTGCCGGCTGGCTAACTCGTTTTAAGCAGCGGCACAGCATTAGAGAGATTAACATTAGAAATGAAAGATTAAATGGAGATGAGACTGCGGTGGAAGATTTTTGTAACAACTTTCGAGATTTTATTGAACGAGAGAATTTACAGCCCGAGCAAATCTACAATGCAGATGAAACTGGACTCTTTTGGAAGTGCTTGCCTTCTAGGATTTCAGTAATCAAAGGTAAATGCACTGTCCCTGGGCACAAATCAATTGAAGAAAGAGTCACAATCATGTGTTGTGCCAATGCAACAGGTTTACACAAACTTAAACTTTGTGTTGTGGGGAAAGCAAAGAAACCTCGCTCCTTTAAATCAACTGACACCTTAAACCTGCCAGTCTCTTATTTCAGCCAAAAAGGTGCATGGATGGATCTTTCCATTTTCCGACAATGGTTTGATAAAATTTTTGTGCCGCAAGTTCGAGAGTATTTAAGATCTAAAGGCTTGCAGGAAAAGGCTGTGCTCTTGTTGGATAATTCACCAACACATCCAAATGAAAATGTCCTAAGGTCAGATGATGgccaaatatttgctaaatatttaCCACCTAATGTGGCCTCATTGATTCAGCCTTCAGATCAGGGAGTCATAGCAACAATGAAGAGAAATTATCGTGCAGGTCTTCTCCAGAACAACTTGGAAGAAGGTAATGACCTGAAATCATTCTGGAAGAAGCTAACTCTGTTGGATGCGCTTTATGAAATAGCAATGGCATGGAACTTAGTAAAACCAGTTACCATTAGCAGAGCATGGAAGAAAATTCTCCCTATGATAGAGGAGAAAGAGAGCTTGGACTTTGATGATGAAGATATTTCTGTGGCTACTGTGGCTACCATTTTACAACACACCAAAGGATTGGAAAATGTGACTACTGAGAACCTTGAAAAATGGCTTGAAGTAGACAGTACTGAACCAGGCTATGAAGTGTTAACTGATAGCGAAATCATCAGAAGAGCACAAGGCCAGACAGATGAATCCAGtgaaaatgaggaggaagaaatTGAACTAATTCCAGAGAAACATATTAATCATGCAGCTGCTCTTCAGTGGACTGAAAATTTATTGGATTATCTAGAACAACAAGGTGATATGATTCTACCTGATAGACTGGTAATACGTAAACTTCGAGCCACCATCAGAAATAAACAGAAGATGACGAAGTCAAGTCAATAA